The Methanoplanus sp. FWC-SCC4 genome has a window encoding:
- the ftsZ gene encoding cell division protein FtsZ yields the protein MQTIINEALKHAEYEQNIKRSGVIGDEDFVGQPRIVIVGCGGAGNNTINRLYHMKVKGAETIAVNTDKQHLEMIQADKRVLVGKSLTKGLGAGGFPDVGKRAAEMARTTLEGLLQDADLVFVTAGMGGGTGTGVAPVVAQIAKEQGAIVVGMVSYPFQVEKARLIRAEEGLDTLANAADSVIVLDNNRLMSFVPNLPLGQAFSVMDQLIAETVKGISETITEPSLINIDYADVRAIMSKGGVAVMLVGESKQQNKSESVVHECLNHPLLDIDYRGATGGLIHITGGSDLTLSDAEDIASTLTYELDPHADVIWGARINSEFEGKVRVMAIMTGVKSAQIIGNSHSVPSSPTQIAQGPFERQNSRNNMNSVSSGRRATGEQTSGGLIDFIR from the coding sequence ATGCAGACAATCATAAATGAGGCTTTAAAGCACGCAGAATATGAGCAGAACATCAAAAGAAGCGGAGTCATCGGGGATGAGGATTTCGTAGGTCAGCCAAGAATCGTAATAGTTGGTTGTGGTGGTGCAGGAAATAATACAATCAACCGTCTCTACCACATGAAAGTAAAAGGAGCTGAGACAATTGCGGTTAACACTGACAAGCAGCACCTTGAAATGATTCAGGCAGACAAAAGAGTTCTGGTTGGAAAATCACTTACAAAAGGTCTCGGGGCAGGAGGTTTCCCTGACGTAGGAAAACGTGCTGCTGAAATGGCAAGAACAACCCTCGAGGGACTTTTACAGGATGCAGATCTGGTATTCGTAACTGCAGGAATGGGAGGAGGAACAGGAACAGGCGTGGCACCGGTTGTTGCACAGATTGCAAAAGAGCAGGGCGCCATAGTCGTTGGTATGGTCAGTTATCCTTTCCAGGTAGAAAAAGCACGTTTAATCCGTGCAGAAGAGGGCCTCGACACACTTGCAAATGCAGCAGACTCAGTCATTGTTCTGGATAACAACAGACTCATGAGTTTTGTTCCAAACCTTCCATTAGGCCAGGCATTTTCTGTTATGGATCAGTTAATTGCCGAAACAGTCAAGGGAATTTCAGAAACTATTACCGAACCTTCACTCATCAACATTGACTACGCAGATGTTCGCGCAATTATGAGCAAAGGAGGCGTTGCAGTTATGCTTGTAGGTGAAAGCAAGCAACAAAACAAATCCGAAAGTGTAGTTCATGAATGTCTCAACCATCCACTTCTCGACATTGATTACAGGGGCGCAACAGGAGGCCTCATCCACATAACAGGCGGCAGTGATCTTACGCTTTCTGATGCAGAGGACATTGCAAGCACACTTACTTACGAACTTGATCCACATGCAGACGTAATATGGGGAGCACGAATCAACAGTGAATTTGAAGGCAAAGTAAGAGTTATGGCCATAATGACAGGTGTTAAAAGCGCACAGATCATTGGCAACAGCCACTCTGTTCCTTCATCACCGACGCAGATCGCTCAGGGACCGTTTGAACGCCAGAATTCCCGCAATAACATGAACTCAGTGAGTAGCGGAAGAAGGGCAACAGGTGAACAGACAAGCGGTGGACTTATAGACTTTATCCGCTGA
- a CDS encoding ribbon-helix-helix domain-containing protein, with protein MMERVTIRLPPQQVAMLQKLVEAGEFPTVSEAIRYAVRELIEKHANRVIRDSEQISFEM; from the coding sequence ATGATGGAGCGAGTCACAATCAGGTTGCCCCCACAGCAGGTTGCAATGCTTCAAAAGCTTGTGGAGGCAGGAGAATTTCCAACGGTTTCCGAAGCAATAAGGTATGCCGTTAGAGAACTCATCGAGAAACACGCAAACCGGGTTATCAGAGACAGTGAACAAATTTCATTTGAAATGTAA
- a CDS encoding pyridoxal phosphate-dependent aminotransferase has product MKSVFLSKVEHGGASQLCYAKHCKDVLDFSASLNPYPPDISWIPDMKLLLEYPDDSYYNLKKAIANTFGCPPEAVCVGNGSIEVIRTYFYATIEKNDFVRIDPHTFGEYSLSVQLAGGRCTVLDDVDSRVRIICNPNNPTGSILSSSELIEIARSLEESGKLLFIDEAFIDLADERQSMINKGISNVFVSRSLTKSFAVPGLRIGFGVGNPELIEKMEVIRPPWSVNAFAEDFAIKALENLDLLEKSCELIKKEKIWLYEQFERIGINYVPSAANYILLNIGADASLFSKKMLDKNIFVRDCTSFGLPRSIRVAVRTREENLILVEALEKCFQ; this is encoded by the coding sequence TTGAAATCCGTTTTTCTCTCTAAAGTAGAGCATGGTGGCGCGTCCCAGCTTTGTTATGCAAAACACTGTAAAGATGTGTTGGATTTTAGCGCGAGTTTAAATCCGTATCCTCCTGATATTTCCTGGATTCCTGATATGAAACTTCTTTTGGAATATCCTGATGATTCTTATTATAATCTGAAGAAAGCAATTGCAAATACATTTGGATGTCCTCCGGAGGCCGTGTGTGTTGGAAACGGTTCTATTGAGGTTATAAGGACATATTTCTACGCTACGATAGAGAAAAATGATTTTGTCAGGATTGATCCTCATACATTTGGTGAATACTCATTGTCTGTTCAGCTTGCAGGTGGTAGATGTACGGTTTTGGATGATGTTGATTCCAGGGTACGTATAATCTGCAATCCAAACAATCCGACCGGCAGCATTCTTTCTTCATCTGAATTGATTGAAATTGCCAGGTCCCTTGAAGAATCAGGCAAACTCCTTTTTATAGATGAGGCATTCATTGACCTTGCTGATGAAAGGCAAAGTATGATCAATAAAGGTATTTCAAATGTTTTTGTCAGCAGATCACTCACTAAATCCTTTGCAGTTCCCGGATTAAGAATAGGTTTTGGTGTCGGTAATCCTGAACTTATTGAAAAGATGGAAGTAATAAGGCCTCCCTGGTCTGTTAATGCTTTTGCGGAGGATTTTGCGATAAAAGCCCTCGAAAACCTGGATCTGCTTGAAAAATCCTGTGAATTAATAAAAAAAGAGAAGATCTGGTTATATGAACAGTTTGAAAGGATTGGCATAAATTATGTCCCTTCAGCTGCAAATTATATTCTTTTAAACATCGGCGCTGATGCTTCTTTGTTCTCTAAAAAGATGCTTGATAAAAATATCTTTGTCCGTGACTGCACATCATTTGGGCTTCCCCGGTCTATCAGAGTTGCTGTAAGGACAAGAGAAGAAAATTTGATTCTTGTGGAGGCATTGGAAAAGTGCTTTCAGTAA
- a CDS encoding NTP transferase domain-containing protein, whose protein sequence is MLSVIMAGGKGSRLSLGEKPLVKIAGTPMLSYVISAFQRANCDILVIASPAVPMTINWCRANGIDYYKSRGTGYVEDLIECITETGEKSPFFSCVSDLPGIKPLHIEYVWEKYLMSGKEACSVWVPRSLFLSNGCTCSYSEEIDGINACPVGLNILNGENIENEQKEYKIVLNESSLAYNINTKEDFEKVSLYFD, encoded by the coding sequence GTGCTTTCAGTAATTATGGCCGGTGGAAAAGGTAGCCGTCTTTCTCTGGGAGAGAAACCACTTGTCAAAATTGCCGGCACACCTATGCTCTCATATGTAATATCTGCATTTCAAAGAGCAAATTGTGATATTCTGGTCATCGCGTCTCCTGCAGTTCCTATGACTATTAACTGGTGCAGGGCAAATGGCATAGATTACTACAAATCACGCGGAACGGGTTATGTGGAGGATCTAATTGAGTGCATTACTGAAACCGGAGAAAAATCTCCTTTTTTTTCATGTGTTTCTGATCTTCCCGGGATAAAACCCCTGCATATTGAATATGTGTGGGAGAAGTATCTCATGTCTGGAAAAGAGGCATGCTCAGTCTGGGTGCCCCGGTCGTTATTTTTGTCTAATGGCTGTACATGCAGTTACTCCGAAGAGATTGATGGAATTAACGCCTGCCCTGTGGGGCTTAATATTTTAAACGGTGAGAATATCGAAAATGAGCAAAAAGAGTATAAAATTGTATTGAATGAAAGCTCCCTTGCATATAACATTAACACAAAGGAAGATTTTGAAAAGGTAAGTCTCTATTTTGATTAA
- a CDS encoding ornithine cyclodeaminase, nickel-pincer nucleotide-dependent codes for MESSREIELEGHIIDSGIMTRVFDKVLDMGGNFEITTFEIGKQKQDISYARLIISAQDDEILENILSELHRLGARMPEVENVLLETSEGDRVVPKGFYSTTNHPTFVKFEDNWFKVENIEMDCLIVVKTEEKRAVCTPLAKLKKGDCVVIGERGVRIVPPERSRKVNVFEFMQNTVSSERPSETIIAKIAAEMKELKAKGGKIAFVGGPAIVHTRAAPALAEIIREGFIDVLFAGNALATHDIEYNLFGTSLGMNLDTGSLAVGGHKNHIYAISEVIRAGSIKDAVEKGIIKKGIMYECVKNNVPFVLAGSIRDDGPLPDVITDVMVAQDEMRKHLLDVDMVLMVGTLLHSVAIGNCLPSYVKTICVDINPASVTKLNDRGTSQAIGVVSDAGAFLPLLAKNLKK; via the coding sequence ATGGAATCGTCCCGTGAGATTGAACTTGAAGGTCATATTATTGATTCCGGTATAATGACCCGTGTTTTTGATAAAGTTCTGGATATGGGCGGCAATTTTGAGATTACCACCTTTGAGATAGGAAAACAAAAGCAGGACATAAGTTATGCAAGACTCATTATTAGTGCCCAGGATGATGAAATCCTTGAGAATATACTGAGTGAATTGCATCGTCTTGGTGCACGCATGCCCGAAGTTGAAAATGTTCTGCTGGAGACTTCCGAAGGAGACCGGGTTGTACCTAAGGGATTTTATTCGACAACCAACCATCCGACATTTGTAAAATTTGAAGACAACTGGTTTAAAGTTGAAAATATTGAGATGGATTGTCTTATTGTTGTTAAAACAGAAGAAAAAAGGGCTGTATGCACTCCTCTGGCAAAGCTGAAAAAAGGAGATTGTGTTGTAATCGGTGAGAGGGGGGTCAGAATTGTTCCTCCTGAAAGGTCTAGAAAAGTCAATGTGTTTGAATTTATGCAGAATACAGTTTCATCTGAAAGGCCCAGTGAAACTATAATTGCTAAAATTGCAGCTGAGATGAAGGAGCTTAAAGCCAAAGGCGGAAAGATCGCTTTTGTTGGCGGACCTGCAATTGTTCACACCCGGGCTGCACCTGCACTTGCAGAAATAATCCGTGAAGGTTTTATTGATGTTCTTTTTGCAGGTAATGCGCTTGCAACACATGATATTGAATACAACCTCTTTGGAACCTCCCTTGGAATGAATCTTGATACGGGAAGTCTTGCAGTAGGTGGTCACAAGAATCATATTTATGCAATAAGTGAGGTTATTCGTGCAGGTTCGATAAAGGATGCGGTTGAGAAAGGAATTATTAAAAAAGGCATAATGTATGAATGTGTAAAGAACAATGTTCCTTTTGTCCTTGCCGGCTCAATAAGAGATGACGGCCCTCTTCCTGATGTAATAACGGATGTGATGGTTGCACAGGATGAAATGAGGAAACATCTGCTAGATGTTGATATGGTGCTTATGGTTGGAACCCTTCTGCACTCTGTTGCAATAGGTAACTGTCTGCCTTCATATGTCAAGACAATCTGTGTTGATATAAACCCTGCATCTGTTACAAAATTAAATGACAGGGGAACATCGCAGGCAATAGGTGTTGTAAGTGATGCCGGAGCATTTCTGCCTCTTCTGGCAAAGAATCTTAAAAAATAA
- a CDS encoding archaeosine biosynthesis radical SAM protein RaSEA has translation MISENIEKPLACWKSRETYNSETIDCLTIIFKSGGCSWNRCTMCGYKNERYHKMPEDELADKIIGQLNWILSEYPADKYQMVKIFTSGSFFDGNEVPLKARLAVAKAFRGKVIIAESRTEYVKESDLLEFREIIDDNTWDRPLYVAMGLETTNDFIREKCIDKGHTFDDFLTAVKEAKKADTGIKTYLMMKPPYLTEKEAMEDMLKSIRECAPYSDMISMNLCTIQNRTSVESLWKKRAYRPPYLWSALKVLIEAEPHVMCDPVGGGKKRGPHNCGECDKDIVDAIREYSLSADKEILKIYYEKGCSCMEEWEYILKEEEPFCMPLTE, from the coding sequence ATGATATCCGAAAATATTGAAAAACCCCTTGCATGCTGGAAGAGCAGGGAAACATACAACTCTGAGACTATCGACTGCCTGACAATCATCTTCAAATCAGGCGGATGTTCATGGAATCGCTGCACCATGTGCGGGTATAAGAATGAAAGATACCACAAAATGCCCGAAGATGAACTGGCAGACAAAATTATCGGCCAACTCAACTGGATTCTAAGTGAATATCCTGCTGATAAATATCAAATGGTCAAAATATTTACTTCAGGAAGTTTTTTTGACGGAAATGAGGTTCCGTTAAAAGCACGCCTGGCCGTTGCAAAAGCTTTCAGGGGAAAAGTCATCATAGCAGAGTCCAGAACAGAATATGTAAAGGAATCAGATCTCCTCGAGTTCCGTGAAATAATTGATGACAACACATGGGACAGACCACTTTACGTTGCAATGGGACTTGAAACCACAAATGATTTTATCAGGGAAAAATGCATTGACAAAGGTCACACATTTGATGATTTTCTAACCGCAGTAAAAGAAGCAAAGAAGGCTGACACGGGGATTAAAACATACCTCATGATGAAACCGCCATATCTGACCGAAAAAGAGGCAATGGAAGATATGTTAAAGTCAATCAGGGAATGTGCACCTTATTCCGACATGATATCCATGAATCTCTGTACAATTCAAAACAGAACATCAGTTGAATCATTATGGAAAAAAAGAGCATACAGGCCCCCTTACCTGTGGAGTGCACTAAAAGTTCTGATTGAAGCAGAACCTCATGTCATGTGCGATCCTGTTGGAGGAGGAAAAAAACGCGGCCCCCACAACTGCGGGGAATGCGACAAAGACATCGTTGATGCAATACGTGAATATTCACTTTCAGCAGACAAGGAAATTCTGAAGATCTATTATGAAAAGGGATGTTCCTGCATGGAAGAATGGGAATATATATTAAAAGAAGAAGAACCATTCTGTATGCCGTTAACAGAATAA
- a CDS encoding site-specific integrase, with product MRRTASEFHNRSVDTAALFLNKNLSSGAITQADYDLITKFLNYKLSFDDIAETRYHKICQHLVWWRHYLPEFPSCTIDDIVKGIGDLKNAKTTKGDKFSNMTLRDYISILKMFLRWLNKQGLSEITRDEISEISLPKRKNKKNIVIFKDGEVEKMIDSCRRIRDRAMISLLYEGGFRIGEIGTMVWDQVVFDDYGLIVKEDFKTGKQRALRLAMSKHDLVEWKNEYCKYGEPYGDSSVFLNEKSEPYNYRALEKHLKRIAERAGVETKFTPHSFRHTRITNLKREGISDAIVGLMMWGDPTAPELSTYNQMNFEDVNSTMLEHYGISAPVVKHEKSLPRQCPKCHEINPPRFSFCGLCGEPLSKEAIDNIDMVKTSLTCDEDIRYAKFKAMMDRYMTETGQ from the coding sequence ATGAGAAGGACAGCTTCAGAATTTCATAATCGCTCTGTTGATACAGCTGCGCTCTTTCTTAATAAAAATCTTTCATCCGGAGCTATTACGCAGGCCGATTATGATTTAATAACCAAATTCCTAAATTACAAACTTTCTTTTGATGATATAGCAGAAACCAGGTATCATAAGATATGTCAGCATCTTGTCTGGTGGAGGCATTATCTCCCGGAATTTCCTTCCTGCACTATTGATGATATCGTTAAAGGTATTGGGGATTTAAAGAACGCCAAGACTACAAAAGGAGATAAGTTCTCCAATATGACTTTGAGAGATTACATTTCTATTCTTAAAATGTTCCTCCGGTGGTTAAACAAGCAGGGATTATCGGAAATAACACGGGATGAAATTTCTGAAATAAGTCTTCCCAAAAGAAAAAATAAGAAAAATATTGTTATTTTCAAAGACGGGGAGGTTGAGAAGATGATCGATTCATGCAGGAGAATCCGGGATCGCGCTATGATAAGTCTGCTGTATGAGGGAGGCTTTAGGATCGGTGAGATCGGCACTATGGTTTGGGATCAGGTTGTCTTTGATGATTATGGTCTTATTGTTAAGGAAGACTTCAAGACCGGGAAACAAAGAGCGCTCAGGCTTGCCATGTCTAAACATGATCTTGTGGAATGGAAGAATGAATATTGCAAGTATGGAGAGCCTTACGGGGACAGTTCCGTATTCCTGAATGAAAAGTCCGAGCCATACAATTACAGAGCCCTTGAGAAGCATCTGAAGAGGATTGCTGAGAGGGCAGGAGTGGAGACAAAATTCACACCTCATTCATTTAGGCATACCAGGATAACAAACCTGAAAAGAGAGGGTATTTCAGATGCCATAGTCGGTCTTATGATGTGGGGAGATCCCACAGCTCCGGAACTGTCAACTTACAATCAGATGAACTTTGAAGATGTCAACTCAACCATGCTTGAACATTATGGGATATCAGCCCCGGTTGTTAAGCATGAAAAGAGCCTTCCCCGGCAGTGTCCGAAGTGTCATGAGATCAATCCTCCCCGGTTCTCCTTCTGTGGTCTTTGTGGTGAACCTCTTTCCAAGGAGGCAATAGACAATATTGATATGGTTAAGACATCACTGACCTGTGATGAAGATATCCGCTATGCTAAGTTTAAGGCAATGATGGACAGATACATGACTGAAACAGGTCAGTAA
- a CDS encoding HsdM family class I SAM-dependent methyltransferase, whose translation MESFKDSSENLSESSILDSSVQLAERFCNNNYKNKRKPIGQFFTPPDVANYMANQIKLPKQDFSLLDPGAGTGILLAAVCDRIYNEYKKPINLTIVAYENNFEIIPNLEETLSYCRTKLFEKGHIVNYTVIKKDFIDINSRYLLKKPKKDLPYYDIVISNPPYYKLNKDSKESKLMSEFVYGQPNIYSFFVIVSTKMLKENGQFIYITPRSFCSGLYYKKMRKWLLDNSCITKIHSFNSRKNIFEMDNILQEVLIIAGEATNKKKCKSVHISLSSDRTFSDLYDLSVPYSLINPGKNKESYIRIPMNEKDLNLIKKIDSWNNVLKDFNINISTGKVVDFRTKGNLVNNYDQEGSVPLIWMQNLDINKVNLDIQNFEKPRGILHNNETVNITIPVKNYILMKRFTTKNDKRRLFAVPFPKKDFRDFRYIGFENHLNYIYKIEGELSLNEMYGLSALFNSKIMDSYFRTISGSTQVNATDIRKMPLPDYDKIISLGNYSRRNKKLDYSDYIQKILK comes from the coding sequence ATGGAATCTTTTAAAGACAGCTCAGAAAATCTAAGTGAATCGAGTATTTTAGATTCATCTGTACAATTAGCTGAAAGATTTTGTAATAATAATTATAAAAATAAAAGAAAACCAATTGGACAATTTTTTACCCCTCCTGATGTTGCAAATTATATGGCAAACCAGATAAAATTACCAAAACAAGATTTTTCGTTATTAGATCCCGGAGCAGGCACAGGAATATTGCTTGCAGCAGTTTGTGATAGAATATATAATGAATACAAAAAACCAATAAATTTGACAATTGTTGCATACGAGAATAACTTTGAAATAATACCCAATCTTGAAGAAACACTTTCTTACTGCAGAACAAAGTTATTTGAAAAAGGGCATATTGTGAATTATACGGTAATAAAAAAAGATTTCATCGACATAAATTCAAGATATTTATTAAAAAAACCTAAAAAAGATCTTCCTTATTATGATATTGTTATATCAAACCCTCCCTATTATAAATTAAATAAGGATTCAAAAGAATCCAAATTGATGAGTGAATTTGTTTATGGTCAACCAAATATCTATTCTTTTTTTGTAATTGTCTCAACCAAAATGCTAAAAGAAAATGGTCAGTTTATATACATCACTCCAAGAAGTTTTTGTTCAGGATTATATTATAAAAAAATGAGAAAATGGTTGTTGGATAATTCATGTATTACAAAAATTCATAGCTTTAATTCAAGGAAAAATATTTTTGAAATGGATAATATTCTTCAAGAAGTATTAATTATTGCTGGCGAAGCAACGAATAAGAAAAAATGCAAATCTGTTCATATTAGTTTATCATCGGATAGGACATTTTCAGATTTGTATGATTTAAGTGTTCCTTATTCTCTTATTAATCCTGGAAAAAACAAAGAAAGTTATATACGCATTCCGATGAATGAAAAAGATTTGAATCTAATCAAAAAAATTGATTCTTGGAATAATGTACTGAAAGACTTTAATATTAATATTTCTACTGGAAAGGTTGTAGATTTTAGAACCAAAGGTAATTTAGTTAATAATTATGATCAAGAAGGAAGTGTTCCTTTAATATGGATGCAAAATCTGGATATAAATAAAGTAAATTTGGATATTCAGAATTTTGAAAAACCTAGGGGAATTTTACATAATAATGAAACTGTGAATATAACAATCCCTGTAAAAAATTATATCTTAATGAAAAGATTTACAACAAAAAATGATAAGAGGAGGTTATTTGCAGTCCCATTCCCAAAAAAAGATTTCAGAGATTTTAGATATATTGGGTTTGAAAATCATTTGAATTATATTTATAAGATTGAGGGGGAGCTTTCACTAAATGAAATGTATGGATTGTCAGCCCTTTTCAATTCAAAAATAATGGATTCATATTTTAGAACGATAAGTGGAAGTACTCAGGTTAATGCTACAGATATAAGAAAAATGCCTTTGCCTGATTATGATAAAATAATAAGTTTGGGAAATTATTCGAGAAGAAACAAAAAATTAGATTATTCTGATTATATTCAAAAAATACTAAAATAA
- a CDS encoding response regulator: MKEIDIVFIDDDKVDLDRYFDIFEKGLASKFKITRNPITIDEINKNLSKLESFNPDAILVDYELIRPDSNNNVLGINGVSLSMNLRKIYSNIPIFLFTNTKMSNSRESNYFDFEKFIDEFLLKDDYVTPQKVLEGDFIKIIEGYKGLKKNTIESIDNLISILSLPKRNFELISEDIIQTLPKQLLEKEEDFPNYKVAKWIRKTLMNYPGILYDEIHSATFFGISIDSFNKPSIQEFFESAKYSGVFSNEKKMWWKSELIECANDFLDYDELKLPYCQGFQKGWQKKTGEILDSALCIYKNEKPAEWVCCVLNKPIMIKYTLRYLQDDRPCVMDESRISFKAIFNDNYNPEQIDPEARDIYENLLKKGE, translated from the coding sequence ATGAAAGAAATTGATATTGTATTTATAGATGACGATAAAGTAGATTTAGATAGATACTTTGATATTTTTGAAAAAGGCTTAGCCTCTAAATTTAAAATAACTAGAAATCCCATTACAATTGATGAAATCAATAAAAATTTATCTAAATTAGAATCTTTCAATCCAGATGCCATATTAGTAGATTATGAACTAATTAGACCTGATAGCAACAATAATGTTTTGGGAATTAATGGAGTAAGCCTTTCAATGAATCTAAGAAAAATATACTCCAACATACCAATATTTCTCTTCACAAATACTAAAATGTCAAATTCTAGAGAATCAAATTATTTTGATTTTGAAAAATTCATTGATGAATTTTTGCTAAAAGATGACTACGTAACACCACAAAAAGTACTTGAAGGTGATTTTATAAAAATAATAGAAGGATATAAGGGTTTGAAAAAGAACACTATAGAATCTATCGATAATTTAATATCCATTCTATCATTACCTAAAAGAAATTTTGAGCTAATATCAGAAGATATTATTCAAACTCTTCCAAAACAACTTTTAGAGAAAGAAGAAGATTTTCCAAATTATAAAGTTGCAAAATGGATTCGTAAAACTTTAATGAATTATCCGGGAATTTTATATGATGAAATACACTCTGCAACATTCTTTGGGATCTCCATAGATTCTTTTAATAAACCATCTATTCAGGAATTTTTTGAAAGTGCAAAATATTCTGGAGTTTTTTCAAATGAAAAAAAAATGTGGTGGAAATCCGAATTAATTGAATGTGCAAACGATTTTTTAGATTATGATGAACTAAAATTACCATACTGTCAAGGATTTCAGAAAGGCTGGCAGAAAAAAACAGGGGAAATATTAGATTCTGCTTTGTGCATATATAAAAATGAAAAACCTGCAGAATGGGTTTGCTGTGTTCTAAATAAACCTATTATGATAAAATATACTTTGAGATATTTACAAGATGACAGACCTTGTGTTATGGATGAATCAAGAATCTCATTCAAAGCGATCTTTAATGATAATTATAATCCTGAACAAATAGATCCTGAAGCAAGAGACATTTATGAAAATTTATTAAAAAAAGGTGAATAA